Sequence from the Candidatus Saccharibacteria bacterium oral taxon 488 genome:
AATTTGCCCCAAAGTGAGGGATAACTGCCCGAAAGGGTAGCTAATACCGCATATGGTCTTCGGATTAAAGGATTTATCCGCTTTGGGAGAAGCCTGCGTTGGATTAGGTTGTTGGTAGGGTAATGGCCTACCAAGCCGACGATCCATAGCTGGTCTGAGAGGATGATCAGCCAGACTGGAACTGAGACACGGTCCAGACTCCTACGGGAGGCAGCAGTGAGGAATCTTCCACAATGGGCGAAAGCCTGATGGAGCAACGCCGCGTGAAGGATGAAGGCCTTCGGGTTGTAAACTTCTTTTATGAGTGAAGAATATGACGGTAACTCATGAATAAGCACCGGCTAACTACGTGCCAGCAGCCGCGGTCATACGTAGGGTGCGAGCATTATCCGGAGTGACTGGGCGTAAAGAGTTGCGTAGGCGGTAAGTCAAGTGAATAGTGAAACCTGGTGGCTCAACCATACAGACTATTATTCAAACTGGCTTACTCGAGAGTGGTAGAGGTCACTGGAATTTCTTGTGTAGGAGTGAAATCCGTAGATATAAGAAGGAACACCGATGGCGTAGGCAGGTGACTGGACCATTTCTGACGCTAAGGCACGAAAGCGTGGGGAGCGAACCGGATTAGATACCCGGGTAGTCCACGCCGTAAACGATGGATACTAGCTGTTGGAGGTATCGACCCCTTCAGTAGCGAAGCTAACGCGTTAAGTATCCCGCCTGTGGAGTACGGCCGCAAGGCTAAAACATAAAGGAATTGACGGGGACCCGCACAAGCGGTGGATTATGTTCTTTAATTCGATGATAACCGAAGAACCTTACCAGGGCTTGACATCCAGGGAAGGTCTGCGAAAGTAGACTGTGCCTTTTGGAACCCTGTGACAGGTGATGCATGGCCGTCGTCAGCTCGTGTCGTGAGATGTTAGGTTAAGTCCTTCAACGAGCGCAACCCTTGCAAGTAGTTGTATTTTTCTACTTGGACTGCCCCGGTAACGGGGAGGAAGGAGGGGATGATGTCAGGTCAGTATTTCCCTTACGTCCTGGGCTAGAAACGTAATACAATGGCTAGTACAATGCGCAGCGAAGCCGCGAGGTGAAGCAAATCGCATCAAAGCTAGTCCCAGTTCGGATTGCAGGCTGAAACTCGCCTGCATGAAGTCGGAATCGCTAGTAATCGCAAATCAGCAAGTTGCGGTGAATACGTTCCCGGGTCTTGTACACACCGCCCGTCAAACCATGAAAGTGACCAACACCCGAAGTCCGATTCGTCGGCCTAAGGTGGGGGGCATGATTGGGGTTAAGTCGTAACAAGGTATCCGTACCGGAAGGTGCGGATGGATTACCTCCTTTCTAGGGAGAATAGATGCCAATTTGTCGAGTAATCACAAATTGAGCTAGGTCGGTCTCGTAAATATGCTGAGCTTACATATTTACAACAGTCCTTCTAAGGACGAGACAAAGTTCAAAAACCTTCTCTACGATAAGCCGATTGATGAATTGCACAATCAAGTTGTTAATATAAAAACGCCCTCCTGTTTGGAGGGTGTTTTGTCGTCTATGACTAATGACGGGGCCTTTCCTTTCAGTGTGGCTGAGCATAGGCAGAACGCGATATGGCGATGGCTGCGGAACTATCGGCGACCGAATAGCGATTCTGCCAGCCAGCCTAGCGGGATAGTGTGGAGACACAGCATAATCCCAAAGCCAACTCCACAGACGACCAGACCCCAGAACTTGAAGCGCTCGTAGCTACTGATGCCGCTCGCGAGATTGTCCGCTAACTTTTGGTGGTAGACAGTCATGACGGCGCCGATAATCAAAACGATGAGGCCGACAAAAAAAGATCCAAAGGTAAATTTATAATACATATCTCCATTATACACTTGCCAGAATAAAAAAGATACGGTACAATGAATAAAGTCTTGGCGAGATGGGGGCATAGCTCAGTTGGCTAGAGCACCTGCTTTGCAAGCAGGGGGTCCAGGGTTCGAGTCCCTGTGCCTCCACCATATGGGGTGGAGTAGGCTTACGTCTACGACACTCCACCAAGACTGCAATGAGGGCGATTAGCTCAGCTGGTTAGAGCGCGTCACTGATAATGACGAGGTCGGAGGTTCAAGTCCCTCATCGCCCACCATAACGTCATTATATTGAGCAGCGTGAGGTATAATGATCGTCTAGAAGGTAGTCCTTCCTATCGTACTTTTTGACAAGGGCGACTAGCTCAGTTGGCTAGAGCATCTCGTTTACACCGAGAGGGTCAGGGGTTCGAGTCCCTTGTCGCCCACCAAATAAACAGTCATCCCGTTTGGGGGTGTTTTTATTTAGAGGTGTCGAGATTGACATATGCGGTAAACTATGCTACTATACCAAACGTATATGGTAAAGAATAAACATAATTTAAAAAGTAACCCATATGGTGAACGCTTAGGTTTTGTGCAGCAGTTTTCTGCCTACGGTGATCTTGACGACACTAACAAGAGTACTATTGCGCACCTTGCGTTTGATCAGAACCTTAACGATGCAGATTTTTATAAGTTAGCACATGAGATCGCCCATGAAAAACAGGCGATGGGGGGCACCGCGCTCAATGCGTTTTCTGCGGAGCGATACGCTGGACTCCCTCGATCGTTTGATGAGGCAAGAAAGATGCCAGGTAATTCTATAGAAGAGGTGCTGGGGCGGCTTGATACCGACACGTCAGTGAACGACCCCGATGATGTCGAGTTTTATAGGACAGGAGTGCGCCGGCATATCGAAGAGCTCTATGCTTTTTCTGACAAATATCGACAGCGGTACGGTGGGGGTAATCAAATAAAGGAAAGAATGTTGGCAGATGAATGCAGTCTGCTTTGGATACAGCATAATTCTTTGAAGTTTCTGCAGGAAGATGGTAAAAACCCTAACAAATACCCAACGGTAAGAATATATCTTAATCCTCAGTTACGAGATAGCCTTGATATCTATAAAAAGATTTTTGCGAAAGCTACAAGAGAGGGGCTTCGCTTTCAGGCAAAGATTATGGCGCCAAGTGGTTACACCAAGCACCTTGTAGACAAGGCAGTTGATTATTGTGCTAGACTAGCCGCTGGGCGACTGGAAACAAGACGAGATCCGATAGTATTTTATGGCTTTGAGGAGTCTAAAGACAAATTACTGAGGATAGTTGAAGAAGTTTATTCTCAGTATGAGAGTGCTTTTGAAGGTAGGGAGACGGGAGCTATCCCATTAGCCATCGCTCCTGGTTTTGCGGTTGGGGAAAATCCAGTGGGGTTGGATGGCGAAGAGTCATTAACAGATCATAGGCAGCGGGTCATCAAGGAGGCTGATTACGATGCCAAGAAGTTTCGGATGAATGCTACCTCACGGAATATAAACCCGGATAATATCGCTTTTAATAGATAATTACCCTATACTGTAAGTAGATGTATAAGCATGTTATCAAACCGTTATTATTTTTGCTAACGCCAGACTTTACGCATAAGCTGATTGTTTTTTGCGGCCGCATGGCGCAGGCATTGCCGCCTGTTCGGTGGGCTATTCGTAAGTCATGGAGTTTTCAGGATAAGTCGCTCCGACAGGAGATTAATAGTGTCACTTTTTCTAATCCAATTGGCTTATCGGCAGGGTTTGATAAAAATGTCCAGCTGTCGCCGCTGATGGAGGGCGTTGGTTTTGGGTTTGCTTCGGGCGGATCGGTGACGCTAGAGCCGAGAAAGGGAAATCGACGACCGTGGTTTCATCGTTTGCCTAACACAAAGTCGGTGGTGGTGTATGCTGGTATGCCGAATTATGGCCTACGAAAAATTAGCCGCTATGTCCGCTGTAATCAGTGGCGGTTAGATGATATGCCGACGGTTATGTCAGTAGCAGTTGTGGCAAATAAAACAACGATTGAACGGGCTGGCGGTTGTCCAGCCAAGCAGGCAATTATTAATGATGTAAAAAAAGCAACAGAATATATTAATAATAACAAATTGGCGAGTATTGTAGAAATTAATATCTCCTGTCCTAATGCTGGCAAAGAGCCGTTTATTGAGGCAGAGCCGCTTGATGCATTATTAACAGCGCTTGACAGCGTGCCGCGCGATGTGCCGTTTTGGGTGAAAATGCCGCATTTGTACGATATAGAACGATTCGATTCGCTGCTGAAAGTTATTGTTCGGCATAATATTCAGGGCGTGACGGTGGCTAATCTGGTGAAAGACCGTAGTAAAATTGACATCAAAGATCCGTTGACTGATGAAATCCGCGGCGGGTTGAGCGGCGAGCCGACGCGCGAGCATAGTTTGGAGCTGATTCGCCATGCGTATAAGAAATACGGCGACAGATTGACGATTATTGGCGTGGGCGGAGTGTTTTCGGCTGAGGATGCGTATGCCAAGATTAAGGCGGGCGCCAGCCTGGTCGGGCTGATTACCGGGTTGTTTTTTGAAGGACCGCAGCTAATTGGACAAATCAATCGCGGGTTAGTGGAGCTATTGAAAAAGGACGATTTTTCTCATATTTCCGAGGCAGTTGGCGCGGATTTTCGCAGCGAGCCAAAAAAGGCGAAAAAACTTTGAAAAAACTCTTGCAAAACAACTTCGGCTGCTGTATAGTTGATTACTAGTTACGCGAATGTTCAGGAGAACCTCTGGCAATACACTGCAAAAACGTGCGAGGGCAGTGAAGCATGATTAGTTGAATGCAGACAGATGTGTTAAGTTTTTAACAAATCTATTGTGCACTCAAAATGCGAGGCATGATCATTAACAATTTGAGAGTAAAAGAAATTGAGTTTTTAATTGACGGTAATAGTGATTGCAAAGTAGCAATTACTAGTTAAGTCAATGCATAAAAAGGTACTCAAGGGCGCTAAATGGATGCCT
This genomic interval carries:
- the pyrD gene encoding dihydroorotate dehydrogenase (quinone), coding for MYKHVIKPLLFLLTPDFTHKLIVFCGRMAQALPPVRWAIRKSWSFQDKSLRQEINSVTFSNPIGLSAGFDKNVQLSPLMEGVGFGFASGGSVTLEPRKGNRRPWFHRLPNTKSVVVYAGMPNYGLRKISRYVRCNQWRLDDMPTVMSVAVVANKTTIERAGGCPAKQAIINDVKKATEYINNNKLASIVEINISCPNAGKEPFIEAEPLDALLTALDSVPRDVPFWVKMPHLYDIERFDSLLKVIVRHNIQGVTVANLVKDRSKIDIKDPLTDEIRGGLSGEPTREHSLELIRHAYKKYGDRLTIIGVGGVFSAEDAYAKIKAGASLVGLITGLFFEGPQLIGQINRGLVELLKKDDFSHISEAVGADFRSEPKKAKKL